ACCATTATACCGCCAGGTACTTTATTTACTTTGCCCAGAATATCCATGGCATACCTCCCGTTGCCGCGCTTCCGTAAAAGCGCCTTTGTGCGCCGCTAGTCCTGCTTCGCCTGCTGCGCCGCCTTGCGCTCGGCGATCTTGTCGGCGATGACGCAGTTGACTATCTCGTGGCGCTGGTCGCGCTCGAGGCAGCCGTTGCAGTAGACGCACTTGATTATTTCCTTCTCGCGGCCTTCGACCTGCTTCTTAATCCAGTCCGGGTCGGCGAGCGCCGGACGGCAGACTCCGATGAGGTCGGCGTCGCCGGCCTGGAATACTTCTTCGCCGTGCTGGAGGTCTTTGATCTTGCCGGAGACGATGACGGGGATATCGGAGTTGATCTCGCGCAGCGCCCTCTTGATGCCTCTCGAGAGATAGACGTGGCATCCGTATGGCAGGTTCGCGGTCGCCATGCAGCGGCTTCCGCTGTATCCGGTGTACCACGGGCCGTCCTCGGTCTTTCCGCCCGCCGACACACTGATGAAGTCCATTCCGGCCTGCGCGAATATCTTCGCTATCTCGGTCGTCTGCTTCAGCGTGTTGCCGCCGATGACGAACTCTTCGCCCGAGATGCGGCAGCCGACGCAGTAGTCGTCGCCGACTTCCTTGCGGATGTCTTCCATTATCTCGGTGACGATGCGGCAGCGGCCTTCGGTGTTGCGTCCGTACTTGTCGGTGCGCTTGTTGAGGAGCGAAATGAATGATGAAAGCGTGTAGCCGTGCGCTACGTGGAGCTCGACGCCGTCGAATCCGGCCTTACGGGCCCTGACGGTGCTGTCTACGAACTGCTTTTTGATCTCGTCTATTTCCTCATAGGAGAGGTCTTCGATAGCCTGCTTCCAGCCTGTACGGACCGACTGCTTGACGTAGTGGATGAGCTGGAGCGTCATCTTGCAGCCCTCGGCGTGGACGGCGTCGGTCATCTCTTTAAGTCCGGGGATGAACTTGTCGTCGCATATGCGGAGAAGGTGGGGGCTCTTTCTGTCGAGGACGCCGCAGGCTTCCACGTCGATGAGTCCGAAGCCGCCCTTCGCGCGCGCGACGTGGCGCTCGATAAGGGGATCGGTGACGAAGCCTATTTCGTCGGCCATGCAGGTGACCGCGGGCAGCCAGACAAGGCGGTTTCTCAGCTCGAGATTTCTAAATTTTACAGGCTCTAATATCTGCATAAAAGCTACCTCCAATTTTTATAATCGGTGCGGAGAACACCCGGTCTCCGCACCGTGGCCGTACAGTCGGGAGGACTGTCTTTACTGCTTGTTCTTCTCCTCTTCCGCCATTATCGCGTAGATTTCCTGGCGGAGCTCCTCTTTCTTGACCTTGCCTATGTTCGTGTGCGGCAGGTCGTCGCGGACTTCGAGACGCTCAGGCATCTTGAACTTAGCGAGCTTGCCGTCGAGGAACGAGTTTATCTCTTCAAGCGTGATCGTGAGCCCGGGCTCTCTGAGAGATACGAAGAGGCAGGCCTTCTCGCCGAGCACCGGATCGGGCATCGGGACGAGCGCCGCGTCGTGGACTTTCTCGTTTTTCAGGACGAGGTTCTCGACTTCTTCGCAGCTGAACTTCTCTCCGCCGCGGTTGATGGCGTCCTTGATGCGTCCCATTATCACGAAGCCCTTCCCGCTTTCGTGCATGGCGCCGAGGTCGCCGGAACGATAGAAGCCGTCCTCGGTGAACGCCTTTTTGTTATGCTCGGCCGCGTTGTAGTAGCCGCGTATCGTGTACGGACCGCGGAAGATCAGTTCTCCGGGGACCTCGGCCTCGCCCTTCCAGCGGGCGGTGCCGTCGTGTACGCTTTCGGCGATGACGTGTCCGTCATCCTTATCTATTATCTTCCACTCGTCGGCGGGAGAGACCGGGAGGCCTATCGTGTTGTAAGTCACATCGTCGTCGTCGAAGAGGCTCGTCTGCGTGATCGTACCCTCGGACATACCAAACTGCGAGATGAGGCGGCAGCCGAGCTCAGGATAGACGCGCGCCGCGACGACGGGCTCGATCTTCGAACCGCCGTTGACGACGATCTTCCAGGAAGAGAGGTCGTACTTCGGCCTGTCCTCGAAGTTCAGCATATTGATGATCATAGCCGGAACCATCGGGACGTGCGTGATTCTTTCTTTTTCTATAAGCTTGCAGATGTCCTCGGTCTTCGGCGAGGTGGACATGACGACCTTTCCTCCGAAGCTGAAAGCGCCCTGGATTCCGGGGGCCGCGAGCACCATGTTGTGCGCGACCGGGGCGACCGCGAGCTGCACCGTGTACATGTTGTATCCGAGCTCACGGCTGGATTCCTCCGCGACGTAGCGGTAGGCGTTGTATTCGCGTGGGATAAGCTTGGGTATTCCGGTGGTTCCTCCGGAGAGGAGAAGGATGCAGACGTCGTGCGGGTCGGGCAGGTAGCTTCTGAGGAGTTCCGCGTCGTCCTCGCCCTCGACGGGCGTCTTGAGCAGTTCGTTGATGTAGTGGTAGCCCGCGGGGATTTCCTGGTTCTCGCCCGCGATCATCTTGAATTTCATGTAGGGAAGCTCGGCGGCCACCTGGTCGACAAGCTCGACATAATTATACTTTTTCGCAAAACCTGGTATAATGTAGCCGACCGCCTCCGCTTTGGCAGCGATCTGGGAAATTTCCGTGTATCTGTGCTGCGGCAGGCACATCACCGGAATAACCCCGATTTTCTGGAAAGCGATGTAGATG
The sequence above is drawn from the Cloacibacillus sp. An23 genome and encodes:
- a CDS encoding NADH:flavin oxidoreductase — encoded protein: MQILEPVKFRNLELRNRLVWLPAVTCMADEIGFVTDPLIERHVARAKGGFGLIDVEACGVLDRKSPHLLRICDDKFIPGLKEMTDAVHAEGCKMTLQLIHYVKQSVRTGWKQAIEDLSYEEIDEIKKQFVDSTVRARKAGFDGVELHVAHGYTLSSFISLLNKRTDKYGRNTEGRCRIVTEIMEDIRKEVGDDYCVGCRISGEEFVIGGNTLKQTTEIAKIFAQAGMDFISVSAGGKTEDGPWYTGYSGSRCMATANLPYGCHVYLSRGIKRALREINSDIPVIVSGKIKDLQHGEEVFQAGDADLIGVCRPALADPDWIKKQVEGREKEIIKCVYCNGCLERDQRHEIVNCVIADKIAERKAAQQAKQD
- a CDS encoding AMP-binding protein, whose translation is MLEHWTPYRPELAKQYEEKGYWKKETFSQVFDNIAERFWEREALVGGDQRYKYGELKKGTDRLALHFVKMGLKHGDRVVVQLINIPEFVFIYIAFQKIGVIPVMCLPQHRYTEISQIAAKAEAVGYIIPGFAKKYNYVELVDQVAAELPYMKFKMIAGENQEIPAGYHYINELLKTPVEGEDDAELLRSYLPDPHDVCILLLSGGTTGIPKLIPREYNAYRYVAEESSRELGYNMYTVQLAVAPVAHNMVLAAPGIQGAFSFGGKVVMSTSPKTEDICKLIEKERITHVPMVPAMIINMLNFEDRPKYDLSSWKIVVNGGSKIEPVVAARVYPELGCRLISQFGMSEGTITQTSLFDDDDVTYNTIGLPVSPADEWKIIDKDDGHVIAESVHDGTARWKGEAEVPGELIFRGPYTIRGYYNAAEHNKKAFTEDGFYRSGDLGAMHESGKGFVIMGRIKDAINRGGEKFSCEEVENLVLKNEKVHDAALVPMPDPVLGEKACLFVSLREPGLTITLEEINSFLDGKLAKFKMPERLEVRDDLPHTNIGKVKKEELRQEIYAIMAEEEKNKQ